One region of Salvelinus namaycush isolate Seneca chromosome 3, SaNama_1.0, whole genome shotgun sequence genomic DNA includes:
- the LOC120031221 gene encoding rho GTPase-activating protein 32-like isoform X4, translated as MERVGFFPSECVELINDKVPQSVTNSVPKPVSKKHGKLITFLRTFMKSRPTKQKLKQRGILRERVFGCDLGEHLLNSGHDVPQVLKSCTEFIEKHGVVDGMYRLSGIASNIQKLRHEFDSEQIPDLTKDVYIQDIHCVGSLCKLYFRELPNPLLTYQLYEKFSEAVSAATDEERLIKIHDVIQQLPPPHYRTLEFLMRHLSQLATFSYITNMHSKNLAIVWAPNLLRSKQIESACFSGTAAFMEVRIQSVVVEFILNHVDVLFSPKLSSLIREGAGHNSLLRPKSLLVSSPSTKLLTLEEAQARTQAQINSPVTADSKYIEVGEGPAALQGKFHTVIEFPMERKRPPIKSKKSPVGNWRSFFNLGKSSSMSKRKLHRNPSEPSELKAMALAGGRGDTGTLRSAKSEESLTSLHNVEDFLLTPVGESKVYRPRRPRSSSDALSASFNGDLLDSHTRQHCNSDDNLAQSHSGGATRDGGDSDGDDGPIYVPALISPPRSAGEDVDLSPPDIGMASLDFDPMSFQCSLPDGSFSFPLGLSDVATGAAGEGTSLKRSPGSVDNGSALVSPSFLGKFANPFLSPDLSPATGEKAGSKKLVCSVSFSDKPVQAVSPKKSKSDILAPLAISEPFDMEISSRLTESHGVPQPSSPPSGLPWDSPLLMGSVLLRTGEPSLSEAFQMELHCKLSAFDTESQDSTGEESTAQQPTATNSKEQLGAVASLDSPKASPGPLSSSSVSLLPPPPPPKNAARMLALALAESAQQASILTQKRPSQSQPPTPVSPIRPLEPSHSLDWPPPPALRLQTSLKEGPRAGEAQTPTLTPTTPNLAPSSPPPPTTPTDKQPCQSVSQESISMFTSAKSPSTSPGASQDMDFTPPASPHHQCTTTPYNPPAHVSPTRRSPDRQQPAMGQVAVSSTGFSTTTPRSREKGVLPQPAPEVHVDETVWSPSPKPSEQRVAVSQPQIQFHTHPQAQPQSQPQPQPHSHPQPNARVVPTPSESVERPWEAIKPVQPGTEPVTHAHGPTPPAPPVRSIESKLATAALSHTEAANPAIFHNILTEVSTPEEALAHPHPPPRKSSTQQSAYLYHTKGEAALLEPAGEAYYHQRAIPVGQPSYHYRPDSVPSHLSYASKSAPQITYSARTDHRYNTLANPRSCHQSMKHHGPPRSGEYISTGPGHHGQGYGPMEGAPVYPTIRRVHSLHVPSAIRSVPIQRTEVPPNDELFYYQRPVYQCNTYQQPPQQSSQADYHVTQLQPYFENGRVQYRYSPYSPCANPLDAPYYDVDPYGTIRLRHFHSFSSRDLGPTLSRSGGKAGGYHYLSRHILPPGKEHSFVSRDMPPGHGSKGAAVYFAWNPEDSERLRMHSIHRESRARQKVKGPVMSQYDNVGLFMPGDLGGYETLHLRSKSDPGKAMLMTVEGKDGRYGVPPGSQHAPRHLVSDPDVLMYMETEKHCQGNGTGDKHSNSRTCQVSHSHQAQHPPRYQAHQQDPSRHDPGDGARSFQPRYEQPDPDRHQNRSKTPGSYQDNDDHQHQSAPVKAQAPLKPERSHSIREHQQQHYSQAATSEPDRDHSYQPHGGQQRHSTMAIQSHYDNLDDYHPAAIPQPQAPMPNPRGVSSASFPTNPGFTGSHSNRAYSTALGQGAFIPAELALQRPDTEIHAE; from the exons TTCCCCAGGTGCTCAAGAGCTGCACGGAGTTCATCGAGAAACATGGCGTGGTGGACGGCATGTACCGCCTCTCTGGAATCGCCTCCAACATCCAGAAACTACG GCATGAGTTTGACTCGGAGCAGATCCCCGACCTGACCAAAGACGTGTACATCCAGGACATCCACTGCGTGGGTTCATTGTGCAAGCTCTACTTCCGCGAGTTGCCCAACCCCCTGCTCACCTATCAGCTCTACGAGAAATTCTCC GAGGCCGTGTCAGCAGCCACAGACGAGGAGCGGCTCATCAAAATACATGATGTCATTCAGCAGCTGCCGCCTCCGCATTACAG GACTCTGGAGTTCCTCATGAGGCACCTGTCCCAACTGGCCACCTTCAGCTACATCACCAACATGCACAGCAAGAACCTAGCCATCGTCTGGGCACCCAACCTACTGAG GTCCAAGCAGATAGAGTCGGCCTGCTTCAGCGGCACGGCAGCCTTCATGGAGGTCCGCATCCAGTCGGTGGTGGTGGAGTTCATACTGAACCACGTAGACGTCCTCTTCAGCCCCAAGCTCAGCTCGCTCATACGGGAGGGAGCAG GACACAACTCGTTGTTGCGGCCCAAGTCCCTGCTGGTGTCGTCCCCCTCCACCAAGCTGCTGACCCTGGAGGAGGCCCAGGCCCGGACCCAGGCACAGATCAACTCCCCCGTCACGGCCGATAGCAAGTACATTGAGGTGGGGGAGGGTCCGGCTGCGCTGCAGGGCAAGTTCCACACCGTCATCGAGTTCCCTATGGAGAG GAAAAGGCCCCCCATCAAGTCCAAGAAGTCGCCGGTGGGAAACTGGCGCTCCTTCTTCAACCTGGGCAAGTCATCGTCCATGTCCAAGCGCAAGCTGCACCGCAACCCCAGCGAACCCAGTGAGCTCAAGGCCATGGCCCTGGCAG GAGGCAGAGGGGACACGGGGACACTCCGATCGGCCAAAAGCGAGGAGTCGCTCACCTCGCTACACAACGTTGAAG ATTTCCTCCTGACTCCCGTAGGAGAGTCGAAGGTGTACCGTCCTCGGCGGCCCCGCTCCAGCAGCGATGCCCTCTCGGCTTCCTTCAACGGTGACCTGCTGGACAGCCACACCCGGCAGCACTGCAACTCCGATGACAATCTGGCCCAGAGCCACAGCGGGGGCGCGACCCGCGACGGGGGGGACAGCGATGGGGACGACGGGCCCATCTATGTTCCAGCCCTGATTTCGCCCCCACGTTCAGCCGGCGAGGACGTGGACCTTAGCCCCCCAGACATCGGCATGGCCTCGTTGGACTTTGACCCCATGTCGTTCCAGTGCAGCCTGCCCGACGGctccttctccttccccctgGGGCTGAGCGATGTCGCTACGGGCGCGGCTGGCGAGGGCACCAGCCTGAAGAGGAGCCCAGGCAGCGTTGACAATGGCTCGGCGCtcgtctctccctccttcctggGGAAGTTTGCCAACCCCTTCTTGTCGCCTGACCTCAGCCCGGCCACGGGAGAGAAAGCAGGGAGCAAGAAGCTGGTCTGCTCAGTGTCTTTCTCTGACAAACCCGTACAGGCTGTGTCCCCTAAAAAGTCAAAGTCGGACATTTTGGCTCCTCTGGCCATTTCGGAGCCGTTTGACATGGAGATTTCTAGTAGGCTTACAGAAAGCCATGGTGTTCCCCAGCCTTCTTCCCCTCCCTCGGGACTGCCCTGGGACTCTCCTCTGTTAATGGGCTCAGTGCTGCTGAGGACAGGGGAGCCGTCGCTGAGCGAGGCCTTTCAGATGGAGCTGCACTGTAAGCTCTCTGCCTTCGACACTGAGAGCCAAGACTCCACAGGGGAGGAGAGCACTGCCCAGCAACCTACAGCAACCAATAGCAAGGAACAATTAG GAGCCGTAGCTAGTCTGGACTCTCCAAAAGCCTCCCCCGGCCCTCTCAGCTCCTCCTCTgtgtccctcctccctcccccgcCCCCTCCGAAGAATGCCGCCCGCATGTTGGCCCTGGCCCTGGCAGAGTCCGCCCAGCAGGCCTCTATCCTGACCCAGAAGAGGCCCTCCCAGTCCCAGCCCCCCACGCCTGTGTCCCCCATTAGACCCCTGGAGCCCTCACACTCCCTGGACTGGCCCCCTCCCCCAGCTCTGCGCCTTCAGACGTCCCTCAAGGAGGGACCCAGGGCAGGAGAAGCCCAGACCCCAACCTTAACCCCCACCACCCCAAACCTtgccccttcctcccctccccctcccaccaCCCCTACTGACAAACAGCCTTGCCAGTCAGTGAGCCAGGAGTCCATCAGTATGTTCACCAGTGCAAAGTCCCCCTCCACTTCTCCCGGAGCCAGCCAGGATATGGATTTCACCCCACCGGCTTCCCCCCACCACCAGTGTACCACCACTCCCTACAACCCTCCAGCCCATGTGTCCCCCACTCGGAGGAGTCCAGACAGGCAGCAGCCCGCCATGGGCCAGGTAGCGGTCAGCAGCACTGGATTCTCCACCACCACTCCCAGGAGCAGGGAGAAGGGTGTCCTGCCACAGCCTGCTCCTGAG GTCCATGTAGATGAGACCGTCTGGTCGCCATCTCCGAAACCCTCAGAGCAGCGAGTTGCAGTTTCACAGCCTCAAATACAGTTCCATACTCATCCACAGGCCCAGCCACAGTCGCAGCCTCAACCCCAGCCCCACTCCCATCCCCAGCCTAACGCCAGAGTGGTCCCCACCCCATCCGAGTCAGTGGAGAGACCATGGGAGGCCATAAAGCCAGTTCAGCCCGGCACGGAGCCTGTGACCCACGCACATGGGCCCACGCCGCCAGCGCCTCCCGTCCGCTCCATTGAGAGCAAATTGGCAACCGCCGCCCTCAGCCACACAGAGGCCGCCAACCCCGccatcttccacaacatcctgACAGAGGTCTCCACGCCTGAGGAGGCCCTCGCCCATCCTCACCCTCCCCCGCGTAAGTCTTCCACCCAGCAGTCAGCCTACCTGTACCACACCAAGGGAGAGGCTGCCTTACTGGAGCCTGCCGGGGAGGCCTACTACCACCAACGGGCCATTCCGGTGGGGCAGCCTTCATACCACTACCGGCCAGACAGTGTTCCCTCACACCTCTCCTACGCGTCAAAGTCGGCGCCCCAGATAACTTACAGTGCCCGCACggaccaccgctacaacaccctAGCTAACCCCAGGTCCTGCCACCAGTCAATGAAGCATCACGGGCCCCCCAGGAGTGGCGAGTACATATCTACCGGCCCGGGACACCACGGCCAGGGCTATGGACCCATGGAGGGAGCTCCGGTCTACCCCACCATCCGTAGGGTGCACTCGCTCCACGTGCCCTCAGCAATCCGCTCGGTGCCCATCCAGCGGACCGAGGTGCCTCCCAACGACGAGCTCTTCTACTACCAGCGGCCCGTCTACCAGTGCAATACCTACCAGCAGCCGCCGCAACAGTCGTCGCAGGCCGACTACCACGTCACCCAACTCCAGCCTTACTTTGAGAATGGCCGGGTGCAGTACCGTTACAGCCCCTATTCGCCTTGCGCCAACCCGCTGGACGCCCCTTACTACGACGTGGACCCCTACGGGACCATCCGGCTGCGGCACTTCCACTCGTTCAGCAGTCGGGACCTGGGCCCCACCCTCAGCCGGTCGGGGGGCAAGGCGGGCGGCTACCACTACCTGTCCCGCCACATCCTCCCGCCGGGGAAGGAGCACAGCTTCGTCAGCAGAGACATGCCCCCGGGCCATGGCTCAAAGGGAGCCGCCGTCTACTTTGCATGGAACCCAGAGGACTCGGAAAGGCTCCGGATGCACTCCATCCACAGAGAGAGCCGGGCCAGGCAGAAGGTCAAAGGACCTGTCATGTCTCAGTATGACAACGTGGGCCTGTTCATGCCTGGCGACCTGGGAGGGTACGAAACCCTACACCTGCGCAGTAAGTCGGACCCCGGCAAAGCCATGCTGATGACTGTCGAGGGTAAAGACGGGCGCTACGGAGTACCGCCGGGCTCCCAGCACGCTCCCCGACACCTTGTGTCTGACCCCGACGTCCTCATGTACATGGAGACGGAGAAGCACTGTCAGGGGAACGGCACCGGGGACAAACATAGCAACTCCAGGACCTGCCAGGTCTCCCACTCGCACCAAGCCCAACACCCACCCCGTTACCAGGCCCATCAGCAGGACCCCAGCCGACACGACCCCGGGGACGGAGCTCGGAGCTTCCAACCCCGCTACGAACAGCCCGATCCAGACCGCCACCAGAACAGGTCCAAAACCCCCGGTAGTTACCAGGACAATGATGACCACCAACACCAGTCGGCCCCCGTCAAAGCGCAGGCCCCTCTCAAGCCCGAGCGGTCGCACAGCATCCGAGAGCACCAGCAGCAGCACTATAGCCAAGCTGCCACTTCCGAACCAGACAGAGACCACTCATACCAGCCCCACGGTGGGCAGCAGAGACACAGCACCATGGCGATACAGTCCCACTACGACAACCTGGATGATTACCACCCAGCAGCAATACCTCAGCCACAGGCCCCCATGCCAAACCCCCGCGGGGTCTCCTCTGCCTCTTTCCCCACCAACCCTGGCTTCACGGGCAGCCACAGCAACCGAGCGTACTCCACTGCCTTGGGCCAGGGCGCCTTCATCCCAGCGGAACTGGCTCTGCAGAGGCCCGATACAGAAATACACGCTGAATGA
- the LOC120031221 gene encoding rho GTPase-activating protein 32-like isoform X2, with protein MERVGFFPSECVELINDKVPQSVTNSVPKPASPCSGLRPASWSLFPPYLEMESVKQDSAWVADPLNHYSLSSVSKKHGKLITFLRTFMKSRPTKQKLKQRGILRERVFGCDLGEHLLNSGHDVPQVLKSCTEFIEKHGVVDGMYRLSGIASNIQKLRHEFDSEQIPDLTKDVYIQDIHCVGSLCKLYFRELPNPLLTYQLYEKFSEAVSAATDEERLIKIHDVIQQLPPPHYRTLEFLMRHLSQLATFSYITNMHSKNLAIVWAPNLLRSKQIESACFSGTAAFMEVRIQSVVVEFILNHVDVLFSPKLSSLIREGAGHNSLLRPKSLLVSSPSTKLLTLEEAQARTQAQINSPVTADSKYIEVGEGPAALQGKFHTVIEFPMERKRPPIKSKKSPVGNWRSFFNLGKSSSMSKRKLHRNPSEPSELKAMALAGGRGDTGTLRSAKSEESLTSLHNVEDFLLTPVGESKVYRPRRPRSSSDALSASFNGDLLDSHTRQHCNSDDNLAQSHSGGATRDGGDSDGDDGPIYVPALISPPRSAGEDVDLSPPDIGMASLDFDPMSFQCSLPDGSFSFPLGLSDVATGAAGEGTSLKRSPGSVDNGSALVSPSFLGKFANPFLSPDLSPATGEKAGSKKLVCSVSFSDKPVQAVSPKKSKSDILAPLAISEPFDMEISSRLTESHGVPQPSSPPSGLPWDSPLLMGSVLLRTGEPSLSEAFQMELHCKLSAFDTESQDSTGEESTAQQPTATNSKEQLGAVASLDSPKASPGPLSSSSVSLLPPPPPPKNAARMLALALAESAQQASILTQKRPSQSQPPTPVSPIRPLEPSHSLDWPPPPALRLQTSLKEGPRAGEAQTPTLTPTTPNLAPSSPPPPTTPTDKQPCQSVSQESISMFTSAKSPSTSPGASQDMDFTPPASPHHQCTTTPYNPPAHVSPTRRSPDRQQPAMGQVAVSSTGFSTTTPRSREKGVLPQPAPEVHVDETVWSPSPKPSEQRVAVSQPQIQFHTHPQAQPQSQPQPQPHSHPQPNARVVPTPSESVERPWEAIKPVQPGTEPVTHAHGPTPPAPPVRSIESKLATAALSHTEAANPAIFHNILTEVSTPEEALAHPHPPPRKSSTQQSAYLYHTKGEAALLEPAGEAYYHQRAIPVGQPSYHYRPDSVPSHLSYASKSAPQITYSARTDHRYNTLANPRSCHQSMKHHGPPRSGEYISTGPGHHGQGYGPMEGAPVYPTIRRVHSLHVPSAIRSVPIQRTEVPPNDELFYYQRPVYQCNTYQQPPQQSSQADYHVTQLQPYFENGRVQYRYSPYSPCANPLDAPYYDVDPYGTIRLRHFHSFSSRDLGPTLSRSGGKAGGYHYLSRHILPPGKEHSFVSRDMPPGHGSKGAAVYFAWNPEDSERLRMHSIHRESRARQKVKGPVMSQYDNVGLFMPGDLGGYETLHLRSKSDPGKAMLMTVEGKDGRYGVPPGSQHAPRHLVSDPDVLMYMETEKHCQGNGTGDKHSNSRTCQVSHSHQAQHPPRYQAHQQDPSRHDPGDGARSFQPRYEQPDPDRHQNRSKTPGSYQDNDDHQHQSAPVKAQAPLKPERSHSIREHQQQHYSQAATSEPDRDHSYQPHGGQQRHSTMAIQSHYDNLDDYHPAAIPQPQAPMPNPRGVSSASFPTNPGFTGSHSNRAYSTALGQGAFIPAELALQRPDTEIHAE; from the exons TTCCCCAGGTGCTCAAGAGCTGCACGGAGTTCATCGAGAAACATGGCGTGGTGGACGGCATGTACCGCCTCTCTGGAATCGCCTCCAACATCCAGAAACTACG GCATGAGTTTGACTCGGAGCAGATCCCCGACCTGACCAAAGACGTGTACATCCAGGACATCCACTGCGTGGGTTCATTGTGCAAGCTCTACTTCCGCGAGTTGCCCAACCCCCTGCTCACCTATCAGCTCTACGAGAAATTCTCC GAGGCCGTGTCAGCAGCCACAGACGAGGAGCGGCTCATCAAAATACATGATGTCATTCAGCAGCTGCCGCCTCCGCATTACAG GACTCTGGAGTTCCTCATGAGGCACCTGTCCCAACTGGCCACCTTCAGCTACATCACCAACATGCACAGCAAGAACCTAGCCATCGTCTGGGCACCCAACCTACTGAG GTCCAAGCAGATAGAGTCGGCCTGCTTCAGCGGCACGGCAGCCTTCATGGAGGTCCGCATCCAGTCGGTGGTGGTGGAGTTCATACTGAACCACGTAGACGTCCTCTTCAGCCCCAAGCTCAGCTCGCTCATACGGGAGGGAGCAG GACACAACTCGTTGTTGCGGCCCAAGTCCCTGCTGGTGTCGTCCCCCTCCACCAAGCTGCTGACCCTGGAGGAGGCCCAGGCCCGGACCCAGGCACAGATCAACTCCCCCGTCACGGCCGATAGCAAGTACATTGAGGTGGGGGAGGGTCCGGCTGCGCTGCAGGGCAAGTTCCACACCGTCATCGAGTTCCCTATGGAGAG GAAAAGGCCCCCCATCAAGTCCAAGAAGTCGCCGGTGGGAAACTGGCGCTCCTTCTTCAACCTGGGCAAGTCATCGTCCATGTCCAAGCGCAAGCTGCACCGCAACCCCAGCGAACCCAGTGAGCTCAAGGCCATGGCCCTGGCAG GAGGCAGAGGGGACACGGGGACACTCCGATCGGCCAAAAGCGAGGAGTCGCTCACCTCGCTACACAACGTTGAAG ATTTCCTCCTGACTCCCGTAGGAGAGTCGAAGGTGTACCGTCCTCGGCGGCCCCGCTCCAGCAGCGATGCCCTCTCGGCTTCCTTCAACGGTGACCTGCTGGACAGCCACACCCGGCAGCACTGCAACTCCGATGACAATCTGGCCCAGAGCCACAGCGGGGGCGCGACCCGCGACGGGGGGGACAGCGATGGGGACGACGGGCCCATCTATGTTCCAGCCCTGATTTCGCCCCCACGTTCAGCCGGCGAGGACGTGGACCTTAGCCCCCCAGACATCGGCATGGCCTCGTTGGACTTTGACCCCATGTCGTTCCAGTGCAGCCTGCCCGACGGctccttctccttccccctgGGGCTGAGCGATGTCGCTACGGGCGCGGCTGGCGAGGGCACCAGCCTGAAGAGGAGCCCAGGCAGCGTTGACAATGGCTCGGCGCtcgtctctccctccttcctggGGAAGTTTGCCAACCCCTTCTTGTCGCCTGACCTCAGCCCGGCCACGGGAGAGAAAGCAGGGAGCAAGAAGCTGGTCTGCTCAGTGTCTTTCTCTGACAAACCCGTACAGGCTGTGTCCCCTAAAAAGTCAAAGTCGGACATTTTGGCTCCTCTGGCCATTTCGGAGCCGTTTGACATGGAGATTTCTAGTAGGCTTACAGAAAGCCATGGTGTTCCCCAGCCTTCTTCCCCTCCCTCGGGACTGCCCTGGGACTCTCCTCTGTTAATGGGCTCAGTGCTGCTGAGGACAGGGGAGCCGTCGCTGAGCGAGGCCTTTCAGATGGAGCTGCACTGTAAGCTCTCTGCCTTCGACACTGAGAGCCAAGACTCCACAGGGGAGGAGAGCACTGCCCAGCAACCTACAGCAACCAATAGCAAGGAACAATTAG GAGCCGTAGCTAGTCTGGACTCTCCAAAAGCCTCCCCCGGCCCTCTCAGCTCCTCCTCTgtgtccctcctccctcccccgcCCCCTCCGAAGAATGCCGCCCGCATGTTGGCCCTGGCCCTGGCAGAGTCCGCCCAGCAGGCCTCTATCCTGACCCAGAAGAGGCCCTCCCAGTCCCAGCCCCCCACGCCTGTGTCCCCCATTAGACCCCTGGAGCCCTCACACTCCCTGGACTGGCCCCCTCCCCCAGCTCTGCGCCTTCAGACGTCCCTCAAGGAGGGACCCAGGGCAGGAGAAGCCCAGACCCCAACCTTAACCCCCACCACCCCAAACCTtgccccttcctcccctccccctcccaccaCCCCTACTGACAAACAGCCTTGCCAGTCAGTGAGCCAGGAGTCCATCAGTATGTTCACCAGTGCAAAGTCCCCCTCCACTTCTCCCGGAGCCAGCCAGGATATGGATTTCACCCCACCGGCTTCCCCCCACCACCAGTGTACCACCACTCCCTACAACCCTCCAGCCCATGTGTCCCCCACTCGGAGGAGTCCAGACAGGCAGCAGCCCGCCATGGGCCAGGTAGCGGTCAGCAGCACTGGATTCTCCACCACCACTCCCAGGAGCAGGGAGAAGGGTGTCCTGCCACAGCCTGCTCCTGAG GTCCATGTAGATGAGACCGTCTGGTCGCCATCTCCGAAACCCTCAGAGCAGCGAGTTGCAGTTTCACAGCCTCAAATACAGTTCCATACTCATCCACAGGCCCAGCCACAGTCGCAGCCTCAACCCCAGCCCCACTCCCATCCCCAGCCTAACGCCAGAGTGGTCCCCACCCCATCCGAGTCAGTGGAGAGACCATGGGAGGCCATAAAGCCAGTTCAGCCCGGCACGGAGCCTGTGACCCACGCACATGGGCCCACGCCGCCAGCGCCTCCCGTCCGCTCCATTGAGAGCAAATTGGCAACCGCCGCCCTCAGCCACACAGAGGCCGCCAACCCCGccatcttccacaacatcctgACAGAGGTCTCCACGCCTGAGGAGGCCCTCGCCCATCCTCACCCTCCCCCGCGTAAGTCTTCCACCCAGCAGTCAGCCTACCTGTACCACACCAAGGGAGAGGCTGCCTTACTGGAGCCTGCCGGGGAGGCCTACTACCACCAACGGGCCATTCCGGTGGGGCAGCCTTCATACCACTACCGGCCAGACAGTGTTCCCTCACACCTCTCCTACGCGTCAAAGTCGGCGCCCCAGATAACTTACAGTGCCCGCACggaccaccgctacaacaccctAGCTAACCCCAGGTCCTGCCACCAGTCAATGAAGCATCACGGGCCCCCCAGGAGTGGCGAGTACATATCTACCGGCCCGGGACACCACGGCCAGGGCTATGGACCCATGGAGGGAGCTCCGGTCTACCCCACCATCCGTAGGGTGCACTCGCTCCACGTGCCCTCAGCAATCCGCTCGGTGCCCATCCAGCGGACCGAGGTGCCTCCCAACGACGAGCTCTTCTACTACCAGCGGCCCGTCTACCAGTGCAATACCTACCAGCAGCCGCCGCAACAGTCGTCGCAGGCCGACTACCACGTCACCCAACTCCAGCCTTACTTTGAGAATGGCCGGGTGCAGTACCGTTACAGCCCCTATTCGCCTTGCGCCAACCCGCTGGACGCCCCTTACTACGACGTGGACCCCTACGGGACCATCCGGCTGCGGCACTTCCACTCGTTCAGCAGTCGGGACCTGGGCCCCACCCTCAGCCGGTCGGGGGGCAAGGCGGGCGGCTACCACTACCTGTCCCGCCACATCCTCCCGCCGGGGAAGGAGCACAGCTTCGTCAGCAGAGACATGCCCCCGGGCCATGGCTCAAAGGGAGCCGCCGTCTACTTTGCATGGAACCCAGAGGACTCGGAAAGGCTCCGGATGCACTCCATCCACAGAGAGAGCCGGGCCAGGCAGAAGGTCAAAGGACCTGTCATGTCTCAGTATGACAACGTGGGCCTGTTCATGCCTGGCGACCTGGGAGGGTACGAAACCCTACACCTGCGCAGTAAGTCGGACCCCGGCAAAGCCATGCTGATGACTGTCGAGGGTAAAGACGGGCGCTACGGAGTACCGCCGGGCTCCCAGCACGCTCCCCGACACCTTGTGTCTGACCCCGACGTCCTCATGTACATGGAGACGGAGAAGCACTGTCAGGGGAACGGCACCGGGGACAAACATAGCAACTCCAGGACCTGCCAGGTCTCCCACTCGCACCAAGCCCAACACCCACCCCGTTACCAGGCCCATCAGCAGGACCCCAGCCGACACGACCCCGGGGACGGAGCTCGGAGCTTCCAACCCCGCTACGAACAGCCCGATCCAGACCGCCACCAGAACAGGTCCAAAACCCCCGGTAGTTACCAGGACAATGATGACCACCAACACCAGTCGGCCCCCGTCAAAGCGCAGGCCCCTCTCAAGCCCGAGCGGTCGCACAGCATCCGAGAGCACCAGCAGCAGCACTATAGCCAAGCTGCCACTTCCGAACCAGACAGAGACCACTCATACCAGCCCCACGGTGGGCAGCAGAGACACAGCACCATGGCGATACAGTCCCACTACGACAACCTGGATGATTACCACCCAGCAGCAATACCTCAGCCACAGGCCCCCATGCCAAACCCCCGCGGGGTCTCCTCTGCCTCTTTCCCCACCAACCCTGGCTTCACGGGCAGCCACAGCAACCGAGCGTACTCCACTGCCTTGGGCCAGGGCGCCTTCATCCCAGCGGAACTGGCTCTGCAGAGGCCCGATACAGAAATACACGCTGAATGA